From a region of the Candidatus Binatia bacterium genome:
- a CDS encoding MFS transporter codes for MTRTERTYYLVFGLYSLSWSFIGPMYALYLLSRGLDVLQVNLVSATYLISVFVFEVPTGAVADLVGRKVSFLLSCAVRALAFGLYAYADTFVDFLAAEVVDALGSTLASGALDAWAVDGMRAEGDRRSPDRFFARAQVVARGFMIVSGLCGGYVAELDMRLTWGIAAGAFVLTGVVGAVGMREASRPRRVSPREMSSAFVATVYGGFGIVRRKPVLLTICLLTGVAAFGSVPMHMYWQPQLQNLSGQGAWFMAWVWVGFNLAVLAGSSLIPRLSVRFRREWFLAVAALVRGAMLLIVGLTANVKIAVGALLVQEAGFGVTDPVVQAWMNDHVDDELRATVLSVRSMSWTFGGALGLVAAGLVARTAGLGPAWLLMGAALLLVAPGFLLLGPLRSPRR; via the coding sequence ATGACCCGCACCGAACGGACATATTATCTCGTCTTCGGGCTGTACAGCTTGTCGTGGTCGTTCATCGGTCCGATGTACGCCCTGTATCTGCTGTCGCGCGGATTGGACGTCCTCCAGGTCAATCTCGTCAGTGCGACGTATCTCATCTCGGTATTCGTTTTCGAGGTGCCCACCGGGGCGGTAGCCGATCTGGTCGGCCGCAAGGTGTCATTCCTGCTCAGTTGCGCCGTGCGGGCGCTGGCCTTCGGTCTTTACGCGTACGCCGACACCTTCGTCGACTTCCTGGCCGCGGAGGTCGTCGACGCTCTGGGTTCGACGCTTGCCAGCGGGGCGCTCGATGCCTGGGCGGTCGACGGCATGCGTGCCGAAGGGGACCGGCGCAGTCCCGATCGCTTCTTTGCCCGGGCCCAGGTGGTGGCACGGGGGTTCATGATCGTCAGCGGTCTGTGCGGCGGGTATGTTGCCGAGCTTGACATGAGGTTGACCTGGGGGATTGCGGCCGGGGCATTCGTCCTGACCGGCGTGGTGGGAGCGGTCGGAATGCGGGAAGCGTCCCGGCCCCGGCGCGTCTCGCCGCGCGAGATGTCGAGCGCTTTCGTGGCGACCGTGTACGGCGGTTTCGGCATCGTGCGCCGGAAGCCGGTGTTGCTGACGATCTGTCTGCTCACCGGGGTGGCGGCGTTTGGCAGCGTGCCGATGCATATGTATTGGCAGCCGCAACTGCAGAACCTCTCCGGGCAGGGGGCGTGGTTCATGGCCTGGGTCTGGGTGGGTTTCAATCTCGCCGTGCTCGCGGGCAGCAGCCTGATTCCGCGCCTCAGCGTCCGCTTTCGCCGCGAGTGGTTTCTGGCGGTTGCCGCCCTGGTTCGCGGCGCCATGCTGCTGATTGTAGGACTGACGGCGAACGTCAAAATTGCGGTCGGCGCGTTGCTCGTACAGGAAGCGGGCTTCGGAGTGACCGATCCGGTCGTGCAGGCATGGATGAACGACCATGTGGACGACGAGCTGCGCGCCACGGTACTGTCGGTGCGTTCGATGAGTTGGACGTTCGGTGGTGCGCTCGGTCTGGTGGCTGCCGGACTCGTTGCGCGCACGGCCGGTCTCGGGCCGGCGTGGTTGCTCATGGGCGCGGCGCTGCTGCTGGTGGCTCCGGGCTTTCTGCTGCTCGGGCCGCTGCGGTCGCCGCGCCGGTGA